The Aedes albopictus strain Foshan chromosome 1, AalbF5, whole genome shotgun sequence genomic interval ATATGGTTGATGAAGTACTAGATGCAGCCAGGGCGGATCCACCGCCGAGCTATCTCACTAGTGGGCTCTACAGTTCAAGCTTTTTGTCCGGAGGTTCTACTTTGCTGGACAGCGGCTCCCCGGATATCGGTTTGATAAAGATCGACGTATTGCCTAAATTAGAAGACTACGGCTTGCCAGTTGAACTGTAAACatgtatttttaagctgaattttTACCTCTGAATCGCAATAATAAAACTATCAATGTTCGTGAAGCAATACAAATCAACGTGTTTTCgctgattttaaaattttccatcgTTTGATTCTAGTACTGATAAATCCATTATTTCTTTGTACAGTAATAGATTTCACCCCTTACGATGCCGCCGAGTGCCGGACGTTCATCAGAAGCCAGCGTGGGGCTCCCCTGTTGGCCCTTGACAATTTTATCTACCGGTGCGAACGGGTTCGAAAAACGCGCTCCTATTGGTTGTGCATCCGTTACAAGAGCTCCAAGTGCAATGGTCGCGTGATCTGCCAGGGCAACAAGATTCTCAAGGTCACACATCACTGCCACGCGAACGACGAGCAGCGCATCAACTCGTCGATTCTAGAGGAAACGGATTTGTCCAGCATCAATTTAGAGGCGTGGTACAAGCAGACCATGATGCACAAGAAGCATGAGTCGAAGCGAAAATAAAACTTATACATTCTAATACTTCAATACCTACATCGCTGATTATGATTGATATGTCTCAAACCCATGCTTTCTATTCTATTACTTCGCTTATGAAACTAATGAAAACTTTTCTCGTTGTAGCTTACATAACGACTACTACCACCACATCTAGTACTACACTAGTCGAAAGCCAGAGTGGAGTGCAGAGTGTCTACTATCGGAACGATTTGCGGGACCAGTTGTATCCGGAAGCCGTGCAATACATCCGAAGCCGCCGTGGGCACCCGCTGCTAGTGTTCCGAGGGTACAAATTTCGCCGGAATGGCGGCTGCAAGGAGAAGGGCTACTGGCGCTGTGCTTCTTTTTGCAAGTGCCCTGGAAGAGTTACTACCGTCGATGGGACCATCGTTAAGTACCACGTACACAATCATGAACCGCCTTTCAAAGAATCCGCCGAGTTGTTCTAGGATTGGTGGAGGCACAATTTCGATTAAATGTATCATAATGAATGATTATGATGAACCACAGAATAAATctccttcagaatattttaaaGACCATGATAATTTTGATATTAGAGCAGAAGATAGAATCAGTTGAGTAAATTGCGTCTTCTGTTCCTATTTATAGAATGGGATCATCAAGGTTTCCGGGCGCTGGAGAAACAGGTGTTCCTTGCCCACGACATTGCCAACAGTTGGATGGCCAGCGAGCAAATCAGTTACTGCCAGAGCCAACGTGGAAGGCCTTTGCTTATATTTCTGGGCTACCGGTTCCGTCGAGAGATGGTGAAGCAATACAAAACCTACTGGAGATGTCTGGTGGACAAATGTCCCGGGCGGATGATAACAATGCTTCCAGGGGATACGGTAATGCGTTATCGGATACATAATCATCCGTCCAGTTTCTAGAAAACGATCAAATAAATTCTGCTTATTCAAAATTATACAAATGTTGATGTTTCATTACAATTTTGAGTGTGGTACTAGAATACGAACACAATCAACTTATATGATCTCTTTTGATTTTCTTCAAGCTGCTGGATTGGATTTCATTTTCAGTCAACGAGGACATCCTCTGCTGGTTGTTGATAACTTCCTATATAGAAAAAATCGAGGGCATTACTGGCGCTGTATTCGGTGAGCTAGTACTATATTTTGACAAGCATTTTCGTTGATCCTCGAATAAAATGTTAACATTTTATAGATGTACCAAGTTCAAGTGTCGCAGTCGACTGATTGTGAAGCCTGGTCAGAAACCTGCTCGTATTGAAGATCACTCGCATGGGCCGGAAACGGAGAAGATTAGTTGGGGCCAGACGGTGATGGAGAACGTGAAATCTCATGAGCAGGGGGATATCGTTTTTAGAATGCGACAACCGCACTGCAAAGTAGATTATTTGATAAATCCAGTTAAGGAATAAATCTCTGCCAGCCATTCTAGTACTTCAAATCTTTTACTTGATCGTTTGAAACTAGTACTTTTTATCTGCAGTGTTTTTACAGGAAGCTCTTTTATCGTTTCAGTTACTGCGATTCCGTACTGTCCTCCTGCGTTGGGCGATCGCAATCCGGTTCCAAAGGTGTGGTACTCCTTTCCACTGTGCTACGTGATCAATCGACGCGGAACAATGAACCTGCATTTCCGAGGGTATATCTACATCCAAAAAAAGCGGCACAACCGCACAATGAACTGGATCTGCAACAAGAGTAATACGACACAATCGAGCTGTAAATCGAGGATATCCACCGAGGGCAACAACAAGATCCGCTTTGGGGTCCACTGGCACAATCATGGACCCGTGGATATGAATGAACTGTTGTGAAATAAATAGAATTGATTGAATGagccttctttttttttctaacaagCAGGATTACAGTTAACCTATTCATTGCCAGAAAGGATTCCCACTGTGTTCAAAACCAATTTTGTCACTTTTCAGAATCTTCTAATCTAGTAATGCCCGGAATATACGCTGGTATTTGGTACAAGGAGGAACTGGATTTCATCGAGAATCGTCGTGGCGGGTTCAGTTTGAGGCACAAGGGATATCACTTCATCACGGAACGTCGCTACAATAGTACGGTGAATTGGGTATGCAATAAAAGCAGTAGCTCGGCAAGCCGTTGTCCGGCACGGTGTGTCACTCAGGGTCACCAAATGATCAAGTTCAGCAAGCGAAAGCACAACCACGATGCGGTGTACAAATTTAAAGAAATGTAGTTTCAATAAACATCGAATCATAGGAGATGTGTTTTTGTGTAGTACTAGAATGGTAGAATAATTTAGACATGAGTTCTCATACACTTCGCTTCGGCGTATAATTTCAGATCGAGTTCGAGGATTCCTGTACGACGTGCAGTACGAACTGGTATGTAACCGAAAGGGCGGCCTCAACCTGTGCTATCGAGGATACCTTTATCGGAAAAAGACCCAGTTCGCCAATACGTTGAACTGGGTTTGTGCCAATCCCAATTACAATAGGTTCGCCGGTTATGGAAGCGCGAATGGGGGCTTGTGCGGAGCTCGATGCATTACAAACAATAGCGGAGGGTTAAAACTGAGTAAAAAAGGCCATAATCACCCACCGATGTTGCAATACGACGAAGGGACTTCGGTAAAACTTTGCATCGAAACGCTCGAAAATACACAATACAATAGCGATTAAAGCATCGCACATGAATGTTTTTATTCTAGTTCTTTATTTTGTAGCaaattttgttacagtagtcaaaAGCAGTTTTATTCAATTGACTTTTAATGTtttcctttaaaatttatttcagcAAATTTCGACCAACTTAAAACTGGAATTTGGCTGAAGAAGCCCTACGAGATCGTACCGAACCAGAAAGGCGGAAAGAATCTGATGTTTTACGGCTTCGAATATCGAAAGGAGGCTTCTTTCAAGACATCGATCAATTGGGTCTGTAGTCGTAACTCAGTTGGCCGCTGCAGGGCAAGGCTTATTCAGAACACCGTCACCACCGAGATAAAACTAGGACAACATGGCCATAATCATCCTCCAACGAGTATCCGAACCACTAATTGATTGCCTGACCAATAAAAATGGAATTGCATTTTTCAGCGACGGTTGTTTCACTTGTCGAAAAATTCTAGTACTTCATTTACTGTtcgaatttcttaaataatgatGCCTTTCTCATTTATTATGTATTTCTACAAAATTTAGCAACTGATTCTGAAAACATAGCCATCTTTACGAGAACAATGCGTGGCAAGGAGCAACTACTCTACCTTGGACAGCCGTTTGTTTTTGAGAAACTGGTGATGACCCAGAACTCCACCCCGAAGAAAATTTGGCGCTGCAATCAGTGGTGGAATCAAAAGTGTCGTGCCCGAGTGTATACTATTGGAAATGTGATAACACCTCTGAATCGCTACCACACCCACTCCGACATAATCAAACGGAAGCGGCGAGTTACGAAGAAAAAAGCGACCATAGTGATCACAACCGGTCCCCATAGAGATCACACCAATAAGTCGGTTCAGGAAGAATATACCGAGTTTGTAGTTGATTGCATACCGGAGGGTTCTGAAAGTGACGAACAGAAAAAAAGGGAAATGACCGATTACTAATATTAGAGAAATACATCTTTATTTACGAATACAAGTTCAAGCGTTGATAAGCTTTCTCAGTTTTTAGTGGGCAGTTCAACCAAAAGCTTTCAATAACATATTGTTCACTATTAGTTCCAGAATCGATGAAACCTTCACCGCACAAATCACAAGGCATTTCATTTACGGTACAAACGCATCCGCCGAGTCCAATAGTCAAGCCGCCACCGGAACAGTGGAAGAACGTAGGGCGTCCGGCAGCTGAGGCGCCGTCTACTATGGTTCCACTGCACAGCGGCAGCGCCGTCTTTATCTCGACGATAGATCTCGTAAATATCTACACTCCGAAAGCGGCACTCTATACGGCACGGTTGATTGACGTCATTTTCGGACGGCAAACACTGCTAAAGGCCTGTGTGACCCGAACGGAGAATTCCGGCGATTTGGTCCCGCTAGATGAGGACAAACTGAAATCAGTTATAGGTAAGATAATTCTTTTTGTTGAAGTACTAGATTATTGAGTACACATAGATATGTGGACGATGAATGTGTTTTTTTGCAGTACTGGCAACAATGAACATGGATTCCAAATGATctgtttggacttcattttttttcttacGTTCAGTGTACGTCAAAAAAAGTACTAGAATATATTTCCAACATTCTTGTTTCTTTTTCTTCCAGTACATGTGGTGCATGTTTTCAAGAAACAACACGTCGAAATTTCCGAATCACTCGTGCTGGGCTACATCCGGAACCGCCTCTGTTACCTTCAAAGTTCAAAGAAGTACTAGAATCCGTTTGCCATAACCTATTATGAAAAGATAAAGTGGATTAAATGCGTTATTTTCATATCTGTTCGTTTTTTCTGATATTGTTCAACAAGATTATACGCAACGAAACTCGAATAATAaccaatttttctatttttttttagaaatggatTTCCGTTTTGAGCTGTCTTCTAGTGGAGCTCGCCAGCTGGTATGGAAGGGCTACGTTTACCACAAGAATACGTCGACCGGTAGGTGCACCTATTGGCGCTGTGCACATGCTGCTCGACTGAAATGCAAGGCGACCGTGGTGACGGAGTATGGCGTGATGGTGCGGGTCAAGAATCCCTATCACAATCATCTTCCAATGAAGCGACTGGTGTACGGCATGggaaaaaatcagaaaagaaACCTGAAAAAACAGAATCTTTTCAACAGCTATAGGAGGGTTGAATAAAGACTATGATGGAATAGAGCTGCCTAGTTTACCGTTGATAGATTTTTCCTGAATGTCGACGCTGAAGGTGCTCACAATGATATCTAAATCTCGTTCTTTCCGCACAGCCATCTTCTTTGCTGTCAGTACTAAACAACAGTTGCTTAAACTGCGCAACAAGATTTATCTGAAAACAAAGGGATGAGCTTACCGGAGCTTCTTCTCTTGCATAGAGTACAACTGTCCCGGCCAGGTTATGTTCCACGAGTTGAAAGGAGGCCAACTCAAAATTATGGCCGAACATAACGACGACTGCACGTGCGACTACTATAAGGATCGTCCAGAGGAACACTTGGGCCAGCTTAGCAAAGCCGAACTGACGAGACTGGAAGAAACGTTGATGAGCAAAGACTTCGATGATACCTGGGCGGAAATATAAGTGCAGTgtagcttttatttttttttaaattttgaatgtagcGTGAAAAATCAGGGAGTTCATCTTTTGTCTGCGGAGCATCCTATCGTAGCTTTCCGGTGAAAGTACACTAAAAAAAAAGGGAACCATTGTTTTGAACCATATAtgtgttctttttatttttggCTCCCTCGTTCTTATTTCTTCCATATGTGCTCATtcgattaaccttcatccagccaacgtacattttccaccttcgcaaaagcacaaaaatggacataacttttttgtttttcgatgaattttgatgaaattttcacaacttcccgaaaaactcttctagtttatggtgctggggacatgggtgcctggtccacatggttccggagttattccggattgtcttggggtaccaaaattggccacttactttgcgcaacgtatatctcaagatcccgatgagatagaagtatagtgtctttggcgaatttgttcagcaggttaagaactaactggcaacggtgactttggttcgcgattcggccgctaggcggcgccagcgtcaaaaatgtgcaaaccctcatatctcagaaacctgataagataaaatgatgctgtcttcggc includes:
- the LOC134284096 gene encoding uncharacterized protein LOC134284096 gives rise to the protein MRGKEQLLYLGQPFVFEKLVMTQNSTPKKIWRCNQWWNQKCRARVYTIGNVITPLNRYHTHSDIIKRKRRVTKKKATIVITTGPHRDHTNKSVQEEYTEFVVDCIPEGSESDEQKKREMTDY